One Halosegnis longus DNA window includes the following coding sequences:
- the ahaH gene encoding ATP synthase archaeal subunit H produces the protein MARPDVLEEVKTAEQEAEEIIAQAEQKREELITDARREAEEIREDAETEATELKEERLAEAREEIEAEADEIREKGEAQREKLTNRAATREEEVVEDILGRFTEAVDAQT, from the coding sequence ATGGCGAGGCCAGATGTTCTCGAAGAGGTCAAGACGGCCGAGCAGGAGGCCGAGGAAATCATCGCGCAAGCCGAACAGAAGCGCGAGGAACTAATCACCGACGCGCGCCGCGAAGCAGAAGAGATTCGCGAGGACGCCGAAACCGAGGCGACGGAGCTGAAAGAGGAGCGACTCGCCGAGGCCCGCGAGGAAATCGAGGCCGAGGCCGACGAGATTCGCGAGAAGGGCGAAGCACAACGCGAGAAGCTCACGAACCGGGCGGCCACCCGCGAGGAGGAGGTGGTCGAGGACATCCTCGGACGATTCACGGAGGCGGTCGATGCTCAGACCTGA
- a CDS encoding electron transfer flavoprotein subunit alpha/FixB family protein — MTVLAVTEHRRGELRDPSFELITAGRQLADDLGGELHLAVIGGDVDGYADQLNREGVDAIHTVAEGEEFNHDIYTQAVTAMAEAHEPDAVLMANTVNGLDFAPAVAGQLDVPLVTDAVDFDASGTPEITREQYGGKVETTVDIEADQFALTIRPAEWAKAEGTGDAEVAAFDFDLDESAVRSTVTGFEEVGSGDVDIADADILVSVGRGIEEEDNLPLVEELADALGATLSSSRPIVDNGWLPKNRQVGQSGKVVTPDVYIAIGISGAVQHVAGMKGSDTIVAINTDPNAPIMDIADYAIVDDLFDVVPELIEEFGGEAP, encoded by the coding sequence ATGACCGTCCTCGCCGTCACCGAGCACCGCCGCGGCGAGCTTCGCGACCCCTCGTTCGAACTGATTACCGCCGGCCGCCAGCTCGCTGATGACCTCGGCGGCGAACTCCATCTTGCCGTCATCGGCGGCGACGTGGACGGCTACGCCGACCAGCTGAACCGTGAGGGCGTCGACGCCATCCACACCGTCGCGGAGGGCGAGGAGTTCAACCACGACATCTACACGCAGGCCGTCACCGCGATGGCCGAGGCCCACGAGCCGGACGCCGTGCTCATGGCCAACACCGTGAACGGGCTGGACTTCGCGCCGGCCGTCGCCGGCCAGCTCGACGTGCCGCTCGTCACAGACGCCGTCGACTTCGACGCCTCGGGCACGCCCGAGATCACCCGCGAGCAGTACGGCGGGAAGGTCGAGACGACCGTCGATATCGAGGCCGACCAGTTCGCGCTCACCATCCGCCCGGCAGAGTGGGCGAAAGCGGAGGGCACGGGCGACGCAGAGGTCGCGGCCTTCGACTTCGACCTCGACGAGTCGGCCGTCCGCTCGACGGTCACCGGCTTCGAGGAGGTCGGCTCCGGCGACGTCGACATCGCCGACGCGGACATCCTCGTGTCCGTCGGCCGCGGGATCGAGGAGGAGGACAATCTCCCGCTCGTGGAGGAACTCGCCGACGCGCTCGGCGCGACCCTCTCCTCGTCGCGACCCATCGTCGACAACGGCTGGCTCCCGAAGAACCGACAGGTCGGCCAGTCCGGCAAGGTCGTCACGCCCGACGTGTACATCGCCATCGGCATCTCCGGTGCCGTCCAGCACGTCGCCGGCATGAAGGGCTCCGACACCATCGTCGCCATCAACACGGACCCGAACGCGCCCATCATGGACATCGCCGACTACGCAATCGTCGACGACCTCTTCGACGTGGTTCCCGAACTCATCGAGGAGTTCGGCGGCGAAGCGCCGTAA
- a CDS encoding helix-turn-helix transcriptional regulator, translated as MRSECRPLLWLLLVALALSAGAGGGVATGHTTQQELRPAATTFDVQLTPSGDADWTVSTQFQLATENETEAFERLAARFEAGEADLAYDAETFREAAARGAPGREMSIRAVEYEANTTTVDGQRIGRLSLRFEWANFAETTGETYRLGDAFNTTDGTWLPGLASDQALVIRPPEGYSVETAPVPVNNGVLRWEGRQSFTPGYLGQITYTGDTSTPGPNGPSAAVLGGIGVLIVVILAGGYLWWQRQPNVSGDGTPASGTDGGAGGAVAGGAATADDTDEPASGKTAPVGEDGEPDPELLSDEERVLRLLEANDGRMKQGTIVEETGWSNAKVSQLLSAMDEADEIEKLRIGRENLISLPGEGVGDIDDK; from the coding sequence ATGCGGTCCGAGTGCCGCCCCCTCCTGTGGTTGCTTCTCGTCGCGCTCGCTCTCTCCGCGGGAGCGGGCGGCGGCGTAGCGACGGGCCACACCACACAACAGGAGCTACGGCCGGCGGCGACGACCTTCGACGTGCAGTTGACGCCCAGCGGCGACGCCGACTGGACGGTGTCGACGCAGTTCCAGTTGGCGACGGAAAACGAGACGGAGGCGTTCGAGCGGCTCGCGGCGCGGTTCGAGGCCGGCGAGGCGGACCTCGCGTACGACGCGGAGACGTTCAGAGAGGCGGCAGCACGCGGCGCGCCCGGTCGGGAGATGTCGATTCGCGCCGTCGAGTACGAGGCGAACACGACGACCGTGGACGGCCAGCGCATCGGCCGGCTCTCCCTGCGATTCGAGTGGGCTAACTTCGCAGAGACGACCGGCGAGACCTACCGGCTCGGCGACGCGTTCAACACGACCGACGGAACGTGGCTGCCCGGGCTCGCGAGCGACCAGGCGCTCGTGATTCGCCCGCCCGAGGGGTACAGCGTCGAGACGGCTCCCGTCCCGGTCAACAACGGCGTGTTGCGCTGGGAGGGACGACAGAGCTTCACCCCCGGGTATCTCGGCCAAATCACGTACACGGGCGACACGTCGACGCCGGGACCGAACGGGCCTTCGGCTGCGGTGCTCGGCGGCATCGGTGTCCTCATCGTGGTCATCCTCGCCGGGGGGTATCTCTGGTGGCAGCGACAGCCGAACGTGAGTGGAGACGGGACGCCCGCAAGCGGGACCGACGGCGGGGCCGGGGGAGCCGTCGCCGGTGGTGCCGCCACGGCCGACGACACCGACGAGCCAGCGTCCGGTAAGACAGCGCCCGTGGGCGAGGACGGCGAGCCGGACCCGGAGCTGCTCTCCGACGAGGAGCGCGTCCTCCGGCTGTTGGAGGCGAACGACGGCCGGATGAAACAGGGAACGATCGTCGAGGAGACGGGCTGGTCGAACGCGAAGGTGTCACAGCTGCTGTCGGCGATGGACGAGGCGGACGAAATCGAGAAGCTCCGCATCGGTCGGGAGAATCTCATCTCGCTGCCGGGTGAGGGCGTCGGCGACATCGACGACAAGTAA
- a CDS encoding methyltransferase domain-containing protein, producing the protein MGFLENKARARVFYRYFSNLYDTVNPFIWNEQMRDQALEWFDIDAGDRVLDVGCGTGFATEGILQYTDDVHGLDQSDGQLSKAFAKFGRDGDVRFYRGDAERLPFADDTFDKLWSSGSIEYWPNPVAALEEFRRVTKPGGTVLVVGPDYPDSVVFQKLADAIMLFYDEEEGDRMFTEAGYEEFDHHIQQRKPGTPRAITTVATVPEAEPDAETESPVPSP; encoded by the coding sequence ATGGGATTCCTGGAGAACAAAGCGCGTGCCCGGGTGTTCTACCGGTACTTCTCGAACCTGTACGACACCGTCAACCCGTTCATCTGGAACGAGCAGATGCGCGACCAGGCGTTAGAGTGGTTCGACATCGACGCCGGCGACCGCGTGCTCGACGTGGGCTGTGGCACCGGCTTCGCGACCGAGGGTATCCTCCAGTACACCGACGACGTGCACGGACTCGACCAGTCGGACGGCCAACTGTCGAAGGCGTTCGCCAAGTTCGGCCGCGACGGCGACGTGCGCTTTTACCGCGGCGACGCCGAGCGGCTCCCCTTCGCCGACGACACCTTCGATAAGCTGTGGTCGTCCGGCTCCATCGAGTACTGGCCCAACCCCGTCGCCGCGCTCGAAGAGTTCCGTCGCGTCACCAAGCCCGGCGGCACCGTCCTCGTGGTCGGGCCGGACTACCCGGATTCGGTCGTCTTCCAGAAGCTCGCTGACGCCATCATGCTGTTTTACGACGAGGAGGAGGGCGACCGCATGTTCACCGAAGCCGGCTACGAGGAGTTCGACCACCACATCCAGCAGCGCAAACCCGGAACCCCCCGTGCCATCACGACCGTCGCGACCGTCCCGGAGGCGGAACCTGACGCCGAAACCGAATCGCCGGTCCCGTCACCGTAG
- a CDS encoding DUF7096 domain-containing protein has protein sequence MAGPRRVPSGRGLLTALLAVSLVVSSGLALPVFGAPTPTESAEPTEVTADATQPVVPQANTSGYLALGPERIETSRIVTVGLDPAGANAVTTARLRGEFESERLRERFANAETDETRRRVIENTSARIEAEIAALEARQQTALDAYNSGEIPASAFVRELVAVDTTASELGETIDQLYTYDSAVGTPVPERDIARMKARLIPLQGPVRDRLAAHMADGTPRRVHLTTAADGLVLSTIIEGEFSTRYLRESLVGSAFDNQFTDKPISITDDFVPRLEELYPWVFGSDRRSNTALTNEPYYVQAGIYGMAVNHPHGGSGANDLVVYYDADTDAIFREIQRKDVSTVPTESVTATNDAYRLVVETTHADGPLGIRVENTTTGETVESGVYLDGEALGVTDGATHWTVTPRGPFTVTAMTPTGNVTATVGPDT, from the coding sequence ATGGCTGGCCCCCGCCGTGTTCCGTCCGGTCGCGGTCTCCTCACCGCCCTCCTCGCGGTTTCACTCGTCGTCTCCTCGGGTCTCGCGCTCCCCGTCTTCGGAGCACCGACCCCAACCGAGTCGGCCGAACCGACAGAGGTGACCGCCGACGCTACGCAGCCGGTCGTCCCGCAGGCGAACACCTCCGGCTATCTCGCGCTCGGCCCCGAACGCATCGAGACGAGCCGGATTGTGACCGTCGGGCTCGACCCGGCGGGTGCAAACGCCGTCACGACCGCCCGCCTTCGCGGCGAGTTCGAATCCGAACGGCTCAGAGAGCGGTTCGCCAACGCCGAAACCGACGAGACCCGCCGGCGCGTCATCGAAAACACCAGCGCTCGCATTGAGGCGGAAATCGCCGCACTCGAAGCTCGCCAGCAGACCGCACTCGACGCCTACAACAGCGGCGAGATTCCCGCCTCGGCGTTCGTCCGCGAACTCGTCGCGGTCGACACGACGGCGAGTGAACTCGGCGAAACCATCGACCAGCTGTACACCTACGACAGCGCGGTCGGCACCCCGGTCCCGGAACGCGACATCGCCCGGATGAAAGCACGGCTCATCCCGCTGCAGGGACCGGTCCGTGACCGACTCGCCGCGCACATGGCAGACGGGACGCCCCGACGCGTCCACCTCACGACGGCCGCCGACGGACTGGTGCTCTCGACGATAATCGAAGGGGAGTTCTCGACCCGATACCTCCGTGAGTCGCTCGTCGGCTCCGCCTTCGATAATCAGTTCACCGACAAGCCAATCAGCATCACCGACGACTTCGTCCCCCGACTGGAGGAGCTGTACCCGTGGGTGTTCGGCTCCGACCGCCGGTCGAACACCGCCCTGACGAACGAGCCGTACTACGTGCAGGCCGGCATCTACGGGATGGCCGTCAACCACCCGCACGGCGGCTCCGGTGCCAACGACCTCGTCGTCTACTACGACGCCGACACCGATGCCATCTTCCGTGAAATCCAGCGCAAGGACGTGAGTACGGTCCCGACTGAGTCGGTCACCGCGACCAACGACGCGTACCGGCTCGTCGTCGAGACGACCCACGCCGACGGTCCCCTCGGCATCCGCGTCGAGAACACGACGACCGGCGAGACCGTCGAGTCCGGCGTCTATCTCGACGGCGAGGCACTCGGTGTCACTGACGGCGCGACCCACTGGACGGTCACGCCGCGCGGCCCGTTCACGGTCACCGCCATGACGCCGACCGGAAACGTCACCGCGACGGTCGGGCCGGACACCTAA
- a CDS encoding F0F1 ATP synthase subunit C, whose translation MFEIATTLFSSIAPLLQSGSDAASSSPALTASGAAALSVGLAALAAGYAERGIGSAAVGAMAEDDSLFGRGLILTVLPETLVIFALVVVFVV comes from the coding sequence ATGTTCGAGATTGCCACCACGCTGTTCAGCAGTATTGCACCTCTACTACAGAGCGGTTCCGACGCGGCTTCTTCCTCCCCGGCGCTCACGGCATCCGGTGCCGCAGCGCTGTCCGTCGGGCTTGCGGCGCTGGCAGCGGGGTACGCAGAGCGAGGTATCGGGTCGGCGGCCGTCGGCGCGATGGCCGAGGATGACAGCCTGTTCGGCCGTGGCCTGATTCTGACGGTCCTGCCGGAGACGCTCGTCATCTTCGCACTCGTCGTCGTCTTCGTCGTCTAA
- a CDS encoding V-type ATP synthase subunit E, translated as MSLDTVVEDIRDDARARAEEIRAEGERRADEIVSEAEADAEEIIETAEQDAQQEIEREREQRLSSAKLEAKQARLEARREALQDVREQAGQAVAAIDGDEREELTRTLLDAAATEFEDASTVEVYGRGEDADLLESILEEYDGFELAGETECLGGVVVEAEESRVRVNNTFDSVLEDVWEDNLKTISEELFEER; from the coding sequence ATGAGCCTTGATACGGTCGTAGAGGACATTCGAGATGATGCCCGCGCGCGTGCGGAGGAGATACGCGCAGAGGGTGAACGCCGCGCCGACGAGATCGTCTCGGAGGCGGAGGCGGACGCCGAGGAAATCATCGAGACAGCAGAACAGGACGCACAACAGGAGATCGAACGCGAGCGCGAACAGCGCCTCTCGTCGGCCAAACTGGAAGCGAAACAGGCCCGGCTGGAGGCCCGCCGCGAAGCCCTCCAGGACGTTCGCGAGCAGGCCGGGCAAGCGGTCGCCGCCATCGACGGCGACGAGCGCGAGGAACTGACGCGCACGCTGCTCGATGCCGCCGCGACCGAGTTCGAGGACGCCTCGACGGTCGAGGTGTACGGTCGCGGCGAGGATGCCGACCTGCTCGAGTCGATTCTCGAGGAGTACGACGGCTTCGAGCTGGCCGGCGAGACGGAGTGTCTTGGCGGCGTCGTCGTGGAGGCCGAGGAGTCGCGCGTCCGCGTGAACAACACCTTCGACTCCGTGCTCGAGGACGTGTGGGAGGATAATCTGAAAACGATCTCCGAGGAGCTGTTCGAGGAACGATGA
- a CDS encoding V-type ATP synthase subunit C: MKLGQEDGTANYEYVTARVRSRRSALFDESDYRKLVRMGPSEIARFMEESEYEREMNALGTRFSGVDLIEYALNENLVKHFDDVLNWADGKLYDYIARYLRKFDAWNVKTVLRGIYSGSTPTEIDDDLIEAGELSDELLGRLVEANSVENVIELLSGTLFGDALEDAYELYESEGILVPLENAVDRAYYANLQSNLPRNPNRAEELYIEFVQAEVDFRNLRNALRIARSGADIDPAEFYIEGGRLFDDDELRQLANNPDELVARVRDSTYGDELDEALTELDGAQNLIAFEHALDAALLEYSHTLSNRYPLSVCPVLAYVLAKEREVDNIRAIARGREAGLSPEEIETELVIV, encoded by the coding sequence ATGAAGCTCGGACAGGAGGACGGGACGGCGAACTACGAGTACGTGACCGCACGTGTTCGTTCGCGCCGCTCGGCCCTCTTCGACGAGAGCGACTACCGGAAGCTCGTCCGGATGGGGCCAAGCGAGATCGCGCGCTTCATGGAGGAGTCGGAGTACGAACGCGAGATGAACGCGCTCGGCACCCGCTTTTCCGGCGTCGACCTGATCGAGTACGCCCTCAACGAGAACCTCGTCAAGCACTTCGACGACGTGCTCAACTGGGCGGACGGGAAGCTGTACGATTACATCGCCCGATATCTCCGCAAGTTCGACGCGTGGAACGTGAAGACGGTGCTCCGTGGGATCTACTCCGGATCGACCCCGACGGAAATCGACGACGACCTCATCGAGGCCGGCGAACTCTCCGATGAGCTGCTCGGCCGACTGGTCGAGGCCAACTCCGTCGAGAACGTCATCGAACTGCTGTCCGGCACGCTGTTCGGCGACGCGCTCGAAGACGCCTACGAGCTGTACGAGTCGGAAGGCATCCTCGTGCCGCTGGAGAACGCAGTCGACCGCGCCTACTACGCGAATCTCCAGTCGAATCTCCCGCGCAACCCGAACCGCGCGGAGGAGCTGTACATCGAGTTCGTCCAGGCGGAAGTCGACTTCCGGAATCTCCGGAACGCCCTGCGTATCGCGCGGTCGGGTGCGGATATCGACCCCGCCGAGTTCTACATTGAGGGCGGTCGGCTGTTCGACGACGACGAACTCCGCCAGCTGGCGAACAACCCCGATGAATTAGTCGCTCGCGTCCGTGACTCGACGTACGGTGACGAGTTGGACGAGGCGCTCACCGAACTCGACGGCGCACAGAACCTCATCGCGTTCGAGCACGCGCTCGACGCGGCGCTGCTCGAGTACTCACACACGCTGTCGAACCGCTATCCGCTGTCGGTGTGTCCGGTGCTCGCGTACGTGCTCGCGAAGGAACGTGAGGTCGACAACATCCGCGCCATCGCACGCGGTCGCGAAGCCGGGCTCAGTCCCGAAGAGATCGAAACGGAGCTGGTCATCGTATGA
- a CDS encoding V-type ATP synthase subunit F — MSQEIGVIGSPEFTTGFRLAGVRRFASVPADEKDEQLDSAVEEMLEDDGIGIVVMHDDDMEYLSRTVRQDVETSVEPVLVTLGGGAASGGLREQIKRAIGIDLMDEEED, encoded by the coding sequence ATGAGCCAAGAGATCGGAGTTATCGGCAGCCCGGAGTTCACGACCGGGTTCCGACTGGCGGGGGTGCGCCGCTTTGCGAGCGTCCCCGCCGACGAGAAGGACGAACAACTCGACAGCGCAGTCGAGGAGATGCTCGAAGACGACGGTATCGGTATCGTCGTCATGCACGACGACGATATGGAGTATCTCTCACGAACCGTGCGACAGGACGTCGAAACGAGCGTCGAACCCGTGCTCGTCACGCTCGGCGGTGGGGCCGCCTCCGGCGGTCTCCGCGAGCAGATCAAACGAGCAATCGGTATCGACCTGATGGACGAGGAGGAAGACTAA
- a CDS encoding electron transfer flavoprotein subunit beta/FixA family protein, whose protein sequence is MKVLVTVKEVAEVDDEFTIDGLDVDESYLEYDLNEWDDYAIEEAVQLSEANDDVEVVTVTVGPERADETIRMALAKGADRALRVWDDAIAGAEFLDPGTKAQLLEAVVEEEDPDLVLTGVQSGDDAFGATGVALAERVGYEWAAVVNDLEHDVEANDSSVRRELEGGVEELTDVEGPAVLTIQTGINEPRYASLRGIRQAQRKPLDVQTLDDLGLEESVLETSVDLTSMYEPESESDAVIWEGSADETAGELASFLRDSGVVEG, encoded by the coding sequence ATGAAGGTACTTGTCACTGTAAAGGAGGTGGCCGAAGTGGACGACGAGTTCACCATCGACGGACTCGACGTCGACGAGAGCTATCTCGAATACGACCTCAACGAGTGGGACGACTACGCGATCGAGGAGGCCGTCCAGCTGTCGGAGGCGAACGACGACGTGGAAGTCGTCACCGTCACCGTCGGCCCGGAACGCGCCGACGAAACCATCCGCATGGCACTGGCGAAGGGTGCAGACCGCGCGCTGCGCGTGTGGGACGACGCCATCGCCGGCGCGGAGTTCCTCGACCCCGGCACCAAGGCCCAGCTACTGGAGGCCGTCGTCGAGGAGGAGGACCCCGACCTCGTCCTGACGGGCGTCCAGTCGGGCGACGACGCCTTCGGCGCGACCGGCGTCGCACTCGCCGAACGCGTCGGCTACGAGTGGGCCGCGGTCGTCAACGACCTCGAACACGACGTGGAGGCGAACGACTCCTCGGTGCGGCGTGAACTCGAAGGCGGCGTCGAGGAGCTGACCGACGTGGAGGGACCGGCCGTGCTCACCATCCAGACGGGTATCAACGAGCCGCGGTACGCCTCGCTGCGCGGGATTCGACAGGCACAGCGCAAGCCGCTCGACGTGCAGACGCTCGACGACCTCGGACTGGAGGAGTCCGTGCTCGAAACGTCGGTCGATCTCACCTCGATGTACGAGCCGGAAAGCGAGAGCGACGCCGTCATCTGGGAGGGCTCTGCCGACGAGACCGCCGGGGAGCTTGCCAGCTTCCTGCGTGACTCGGGGGTGGTCGAGGGATGA
- a CDS encoding V-type ATP synthase subunit I, whose product MLRPEQMSRVSVTGSKRVMDEVIETIHELRLFDMTDYDGEWEGFQPGDPVEGAEDASEKLVTVRSLESLLDIDGDDFEGDPLRLDDADLADRLAAIRTEVNALDDRQDELESDLREVEESLNGVEPFVDLGIDLDLLQGYDNLTVIVGQGDRDEVRRTLVETDGVDQYQLFGDGETLAAFVAPADAAVSDALVSADFTQLEIPDTDADPEGYVADLRDQKESIEAELEDIEAELADLADEHAEFLLAAEERLTIDVQKREAPLSFATTRNAFVAEGWLPSEQYLDLAERLKDRVGDHVDVEELEQAEYEDGHAADHGTEEVAADGGHAEQPMSDGTPPVVQDNPGPVKPFESLVAVLNKPKYSELDPTIVFFLTFPVFFGFMIGDLGYGLIYMGIGYLMMRSLDSDIMRALGAVGLLSGFFTAVFGVLYGEFFGLHQLGYAIYPSGSAPMHKGLQPYYQEYALAWMMLSVVVGVLHLVAGRVLDFVNNLKHGVGEAFMESGSWILFTVSLWAWILSHTALSAKPDFLFTSFAQAGQTNPVTGATIESSEVVYSLGFNGFPAIDVFSVAGFAIDAVLLVVVASLALVIKAEGGIGLVESVTQGFGHVISYARIAAVLLAKAGMALAVNLLVFGAYLEGGEFHLIFFSDHAPAAENVVFSGLVNVDGGLAMVLGLLAGILVLVLGHMLVLVLGVTSAGLQAVRLEYVEFFGKFYEGGGRDYTPFGQERRYTADE is encoded by the coding sequence ATGCTCAGACCTGAGCAGATGAGTCGGGTCTCGGTGACGGGGTCCAAACGCGTCATGGACGAGGTCATCGAGACCATCCACGAGCTTCGGCTGTTCGACATGACCGACTACGACGGCGAGTGGGAAGGGTTCCAGCCCGGCGACCCCGTCGAGGGTGCAGAAGACGCCTCCGAGAAGCTGGTCACCGTCCGCTCGCTCGAATCGCTGCTCGACATCGACGGCGACGACTTCGAGGGCGACCCGCTCCGTCTCGACGACGCCGACCTCGCCGACCGGCTCGCCGCCATCCGCACCGAGGTCAACGCGCTCGACGACCGACAGGACGAACTCGAAAGCGACCTCCGCGAGGTCGAGGAGTCGCTCAACGGCGTCGAGCCGTTCGTCGACCTCGGCATCGACCTCGACCTGCTGCAGGGGTACGACAACCTCACCGTCATCGTCGGACAGGGCGACCGCGACGAGGTCCGGCGCACGCTCGTTGAGACCGACGGCGTCGACCAGTACCAGCTCTTCGGCGACGGCGAGACGCTGGCCGCCTTCGTCGCGCCCGCCGACGCGGCCGTCTCGGACGCGCTCGTCAGCGCGGACTTCACGCAACTGGAGATTCCCGACACCGACGCCGACCCCGAGGGGTACGTCGCGGACCTCCGCGACCAGAAGGAGAGCATCGAGGCCGAACTCGAAGACATCGAAGCGGAGCTCGCCGACCTCGCCGACGAACACGCCGAGTTCCTGCTGGCCGCAGAAGAGCGGCTCACCATCGACGTGCAAAAACGCGAAGCCCCCCTCTCGTTTGCGACGACGCGCAACGCCTTCGTCGCCGAGGGGTGGCTCCCCTCCGAGCAGTATCTCGACCTCGCCGAGCGGCTCAAGGACCGCGTGGGCGACCACGTGGACGTCGAGGAACTCGAACAGGCCGAGTACGAGGACGGCCACGCCGCGGACCACGGCACCGAGGAGGTCGCCGCGGACGGCGGCCACGCGGAACAGCCGATGAGCGACGGAACGCCGCCGGTCGTCCAGGACAATCCCGGCCCGGTCAAGCCGTTCGAGTCGCTCGTCGCCGTCCTGAACAAGCCGAAGTACTCCGAACTCGACCCGACGATCGTCTTCTTCCTCACCTTCCCGGTGTTCTTCGGGTTCATGATCGGCGACCTCGGCTACGGGCTCATCTACATGGGCATCGGCTATCTGATGATGCGCTCGCTGGATTCGGACATCATGCGCGCACTCGGTGCGGTCGGGCTGCTCTCTGGTTTCTTCACCGCTGTCTTCGGTGTGTTGTACGGGGAGTTCTTCGGACTTCACCAGCTCGGATACGCGATCTACCCGAGCGGCAGCGCACCGATGCACAAGGGCCTCCAGCCGTACTACCAGGAGTACGCGCTCGCGTGGATGATGCTCAGCGTCGTCGTCGGCGTGCTCCATCTCGTCGCCGGCCGCGTGCTCGACTTCGTGAACAACCTCAAACACGGCGTCGGCGAGGCGTTCATGGAGAGCGGCTCGTGGATTCTCTTCACCGTCAGCCTCTGGGCGTGGATTCTCTCGCACACGGCACTCAGCGCCAAGCCGGACTTCCTGTTTACCTCCTTCGCACAGGCGGGCCAGACGAATCCCGTCACGGGCGCGACTATCGAATCGAGCGAGGTCGTCTACTCGCTCGGCTTCAACGGCTTCCCGGCCATCGACGTGTTTTCGGTCGCCGGATTCGCCATCGACGCCGTGCTGCTCGTCGTCGTGGCGTCGCTCGCGCTCGTCATCAAGGCGGAAGGCGGTATCGGGCTCGTCGAGTCCGTCACGCAGGGCTTCGGTCACGTCATCTCGTACGCCCGAATCGCCGCCGTGTTGCTGGCGAAGGCCGGGATGGCCCTCGCCGTGAATCTGCTCGTCTTCGGCGCGTATCTGGAGGGCGGTGAGTTCCACCTCATCTTCTTCTCCGACCACGCGCCCGCCGCGGAGAACGTCGTCTTCTCCGGGCTGGTGAACGTCGATGGCGGACTCGCGATGGTGCTCGGCTTGCTCGCCGGCATCCTGGTGCTCGTGTTAGGCCACATGCTCGTGCTCGTGCTCGGCGTGACCTCTGCCGGGCTGCAGGCCGTGCGTCTGGAGTACGTGGAGTTCTTCGGGAAGTTCTACGAGGGTGGCGGCCGCGACTACACCCCGTTCGGACAGGAGCGACGGTACACGGCCGACGAGTAA
- a CDS encoding type IV pilin N-terminal domain-containing protein, with product MSRTRAVAPALGAICLLAVTLLTSVGVGATAMAFSPAEPAPQATVELAATGEGTVTLTHAGGDHLRTDDLSVHIAVDGESVRHQPTIPFVGSRGYVGSPSGVFNAAGDGNWTAGERASLRLAASNAPDLSAGATVTVVLRTERGVVARLSTTAV from the coding sequence ATGTCACGGACACGTGCCGTCGCGCCCGCCCTCGGTGCTATCTGTCTACTCGCCGTTACCCTCCTCACGAGCGTCGGCGTCGGCGCGACCGCGATGGCGTTCTCGCCCGCGGAGCCGGCTCCACAGGCGACGGTCGAACTCGCCGCTACCGGTGAGGGCACCGTCACACTCACGCACGCGGGTGGCGACCACCTCCGGACGGACGACCTCTCCGTCCACATCGCCGTCGACGGGGAGTCGGTGCGACACCAGCCTACGATTCCGTTCGTCGGGAGCCGCGGCTACGTCGGTTCGCCATCGGGAGTGTTCAACGCCGCGGGTGACGGGAACTGGACCGCGGGCGAGCGGGCTAGTCTCCGACTCGCGGCGAGTAACGCGCCCGACCTGTCCGCCGGGGCCACCGTGACCGTGGTCCTCCGAACGGAGCGCGGCGTGGTGGCGCGGCTGTCGACGACTGCAGTATAA